A stretch of DNA from Paenibacillus sp. FSL W8-0186:
TTAACTTGTAAAATCGGTTCCATCATTCCACCTCCTATTTCTTCAGTTTAGGGTCCAGCGCGTCGCGAAGACCGTCGCCGAATATGTTAAACGACAGCATGGTTAAGCTGATTAGAATGGCTGGGAACAGCATCCGCCAAGGGTAGTACAGCCAGCCGGTAAGCGCGTCACTGATCATTGAACCGAGAGATGCGATTGGCGCTTGCACGCCAAGTCCAAGGAAGCTAAGAAACGCTTCGGCGAAAATGGCATTCGGAACAGATAGAGTCACAGTAACAATAATCGGTCCTACAGCGTTCGGGAGCAAGTGACGGAATAGCAGGCGTCCCGATCCTGCGCCCATAGAACGGGAAGCAAGTACAAATTCGCGGCTTTTGAGCTGCATAATTTCACCGCGTACAATCCAGGACATATTGATCCATCCGGTAATCGTCAGAGCCAAAATAATCGTGCCCAGACTCGGCTCCATAACGACAAGAAGGAGAATGGTTACCAGAAGGTAAGGGATGGAATACAAAATCTCCGAAAACTTATTCATGATTTCATCCACACGGCCACCAAAATAACCCATGATACCGCCGTAAATAACGCCAATCAGCAAGTCGATACAAGCAGCGGCCAAACCTACGACCAGGGAAATTCTCGCCCCCATCCAGGTACGAACGAACATGTCGCGCCCGAGGTCATCGGTTCCGAACCAATGCTCCGCAGACGGCGGCGAATTAGTATTCAGATAATCATTAGAATAATAGTTATATTCTGAAATCCATGGTCCAACAATAGCCGCTAGAGTGATTAACAGCAGCATGAGCAAGGCTCCCATCGCCAGCTTGTTGCTGCGCAAGCGATACCATGCATCTTTCCAAGCTGAAATACTTTCACGCTGAATGACTTCCGCTTCCTTCTCGTCCGTGCCGATTTTACGGAAATCTTCCGGCTTCAGGTCAGCAGGGGCCGGCATTACTTTCATCGGTTTTAAATCCATCCGTTACCCCTCCTTTCCTTTGTTTAGTTTAATTCGGGGATCTACGAACATATATGCAATATCCGTAACAAACCGGGCCAGCATCAGTAGGATACCGTAGAAAATCGTAATGCCCATGATAACCGGATAATCGCGGACGCTTATCGCCTCAACGAACTGCTTACCAATACCGCCGATTCCGAAAATCTGCTCGATGACGACGGAACCGGTGACGATATTCGCAGTCATTGGCCCTAAATAAGTAATAACCGGCATAATACCATTTCGAATAACGTGGCGGAACAAAATGGCCATCCAGCCGAGGCCCTTAGCTTTAGCCGTCTTGATATAATCAGCATGCAGCACCTCGAGCATGCTTGAACGGGTCAATCTCGCAATGAACGCGATCGGCTGAGCTGTCAAAGCGGCAACCGGCAAAATATAGTACATCGGCCCATTAAAGCCCATCGTCGGCAGTAATTGAAGTTTTGAAGAAAAGACGTATTGAAGCAAAGTTGCAACAACAAAGCTGGGAACAGCAATGCCAAGCACCGCTAACACCATCGCCACGTTATCGATCAGCTTGCGATGATACAGCGCTGCCAGCATTCCGAGCAGTACGCCCACAATAACCGCTACGATGATGGCAACCAACCCGAGCTTCAATGAAGTCGAAAACGTCTGCCCAATGATGTCGGAGACATCCTGGTTGATCTTCTTCATCGAAATTCCGAAGTCCCCTTGGACGATATTCCCCAAATATTTTAAATATTGCTCATAAACGGGCCTATCCAAACCTAATTGTTCATACAGGCGCTCCTTAATCGCAGGCGGAACCTGTTTTTCCGAGGTTAGTGGATCCCCTGGAATTGCTTGCATCAGAAAGAAGGTGGCCGAGATTAGAATGAACAATGAAACCAACATGTAGAAAAACTTATTGGCAATATAACGAACCATGCCCGTTAGCACCCCCTTTGATAAATTTCGACATAAATCGATTTTAGGATAATTCATTCACAATGTCTATTCAATATAATTGCCATAAGTACGCAATGCTTGGAAGTTTCCTGACCGCATACAAAAAAACGGGATATATATGGAATACCCACATATATATCCCGGTGCAGCTATTCAAAATTACTTACGCGCGTCGGTAATGTAAGCGCGAGTATAGTCGATCGCACCGCTGAAATCGAGCGATACGCCTTTAAGCCATGGTTTTTCCACCGCTACGTTTGTATAGTAGTAGATTGGCATAATTGCCATATTGTCCTTAACAAGGATTTCCTCAGCTTTTTTGAAGTTTTCGTTACGTTTTGTGTTATCTTCGATAGCCTTAGCTTCAGCGATCAGCTTGTCGAATTCTTCATTCTTAAAGCCGATATCGTTATTACCGCTGTTGGAAGTCCACAGGTCGATAAATGTCATCGGATCGTTATAGTCCGCGCTCCAACCAGCACGTGCCACTTGATAGTTCAAGTTTTTGCGGTTTTCGATAAATACGGCCCACTCTTGGTTTTCCGTTTTCACGTCAACGCCAAGGTTTTTCTTCCACATATCAGCTACGGCAAGAGCAATTTTCTTATGCGCTTCACTGGAGTTGTAAGTCAACGTGATATCAGGCAATTTCGTGTAGCCTTCTTCTTGCATACCTTCTTCAAGGAGTTTCTTGGCTTCTTCTACATTCTCGGTGAAGTAATCGTCTTTAACCTCAGTACGATATTCATCGTTCACCCCTGCGATACCTGGAGGAATGAAGCCGAATGCCGGAATTTGACCGCCAAGCGTTACTTTGTCGACGATAATTTGACGATCGATCGCCATGGCGAATGCTTTACGGATTTTAGCGTTGTCAAACGGTTTAGCTGTAACGTTAAACTGGTAGTAATACGTACTTGCAATACCTTTTACTTTATATTCATCTTTCAATTCTTTTTGAACAATCGGAATTTGGTCGGTAGGAATTTCCCCGTTCGGATGTCCTGCACGATCCAATTCATTGTTTCTGTAACTGGTGATTTCAGTTGCTCCACTATTTACAAGGGACATCGTAATTTTGTTCAGCTTGATGTCGTCTTTGTCCCAATAATTTTCATTTTTAGTAACTTCGATCGTTTGCCCTTTTATCCAAGTCGTCAAAGTAAACGGACCATTTACGATCATTTTGCTTGCGTCTACTGCCCATTTCGCATCATCTTTAACAGATTGGTGGACAGGGTAGAAAGTATAGAAAGAAGTCAGACCAAGGAAGTATGGCGTCGGTGCATCCAGTTCAACTTCCAATGTGTAGTCATCAGTTGCCTTTACACCAACTTGGCTGAAATCTGTAATTTTGCCTTCATTGTAAGCTTGAGCATTTTTCAGGTAGTACAATTGGTAAGCATAAGGTGCAGCCGGCTTTGTGTTCGGGCTAAGTACGCGCTCCCATGCGAACACGAAGTCATTAGCCGTTACAGGGTCGCCGTTGCTCCATTTTGCGTCTTTGCGCAGGTGGAACGTATATTTCGTACCGTCCACATCCCATTTTTCCGCCGCAGCAGGAACAGGTTGCCCGTGCTCATCCATACGAGCCAGACCTTCGTACATTGTTTTGAGGACAGTGTTAGCTTGGCTATCTTGCGCTTGGGCAGGGTCGAATGTTGGAGGCTCAGCGCTCAGATTAACTCTAAGCGTTTGATCCGCTGCCAATTTTTCCTCACCGCTGCTTGCATTCTCGGCAGGTGTATTGTTCTTGCCGCCATTAGAGGCGCCTTTGTCATTGGAACCGCAAGCAGCGAGCAATGTGCTGAGTGCCAAAACCAATGTCAAAAGAAGCAAGAGACTCTTATTCTTCTTCATCTAGCAATATCCCCCTTAAAATTTGTGGTATATGTTTTTAGATTATACAACCAGCGGTCAAAAAATCCAATACATAATTTCAGAAATTGAACTATTGTTAATAAAATCCTTTGCATTTTCTTAACAAAATAGTCCTTTCTACATTATTGGCTTCTGCTTATGACATCAATTTTGCCGCTTTTGACCGCCAAATGTGTCAGCTTGTTGTCAGCTTGTGTAAAGGCTCCATCACACGCGTTTATGTAGACTCATGCTGTCCAAATATATGTAATAAAGCTGATTAGGAATAAGAGAACGTAAGCAACCCCCGTTCCGGCGAACGCGAGACGCCATACCGCACGAAGCAGCCGCTTGATATCCACTTTCCCTTTCAAGCGGTTTTGCGCGCCGCCGATAAGTCCGGCAGCAATGAGCAGAATCAGCACAATGAGGTAGAGTCCGAATCCGGATTTGAAAACGATGTTGAACAGGGCTGCAGCCGCTAGAATGAAAAATAGCGTCGATACGTCCATTGCGAGCAGCAGCGCCGCTTTCTTATCTTTTTTCAAGTAAAGATGAATGAAATAGACGAGCAAAAATGGAATGATTGGCACGATAGCGAGTAAGGTCAAAGTATCACTTAACAGACTCATGGTTCCACCTCCTGCAAATATTTCAACAAATGGCATTTCCTTATTTCATTTGCCACAGTTCGGTTAATCACTTATGTAATCCGCGAACAAGCCGCCATAACAATTCGTGGCCGGGAGCCGAAACACCGGCCTGTTTGGCCATTTCTGCGAGCCGGCCGTTAATATAGTCGATTTCCGTCGGCGTTCCTTGCAGTACGTCCTTCAGCATCGAGGAAGTATTGCTCGCCGTCAAACGGCATATCTCCGCTACTAACTCGTAAGCATCCCCTTCGAAGGGAATGCCCCGGGCCGTGTATATCGCCGCCGCCTCATCGCAAAGCTGCTTCAGCAGCGCCCTGCGCTCTGCGGAATCCAATAGTTCCCCGTTGGGGATTCGCCAAATCGCGGTCAGCGGATTAATCACAGCATTAATAAGCAGTTTTCTATAAATTTCCCTATCGATGTGTTTCGACAGAAGTGCGTAAAATCCTGCCATATTAAGGGCATCAATTAATTTTTCTGCGGCATTTTTTGAGTATAAATCCGCTGATTCGCCGATCTGTTCTGCCATGCCGATCGTGGTCGTCCCCTGCCCAGAGCGGATGACCTGCCATGGGAAAGGACGCTTCGCTCCTTCGGTCGTAATAGCCGCATAAATCGGGGTGGCTGGAAAACTTGCTGACAAATATTCCAAATGCCCGACTCCATTTTGAAAGCACAGGATATGCGTTTTAGGCCCAAGCAGTGGCTGCAGCTCTTTAACCAGGCTGCTGTAAATATGCCGTTGCTTCGTTACCAGCATAACCCAATCGGCATGTCCATCTGGCCGTGCCAAGCGGGCGGCATCTTGCAGTGGATGGGCGGCCGAAACTGCAATAACGGCTGGAGAGCTTCCTTCTCCTTCCTGCAAAACGATACCCTTCTGAACTAGCAGCTCGGCCTGCTCCGCCGTTCTTGTCCAAAACCGGACCCCTTGACCAGAAGCAGCCAGTTTGCTTCCAAAGAGCAAACCGAGTGCGCCCGATCCAACGATCTCGAATTTCATCCTCTCCACCCTTTCCGCATTTCTGTTATTTCCTTTATACCAGACCTCGTCCCCACAACACAAAGAAATTCCGGCATTAAAATACCGGAATTTCTCAATTTAGAGCTTAAAGGTGTTATTCGATTCGCTCCAGGTTGCCGTTTGCATCCATTTTGAATCTCGTCTTTAACTCTTCATCCTCTTCATTCAGAAATGCAAGCCGCCGCGCCCGGTCCATGATTTGAATCAGCGCTTTGTAATCATCGTTTACCACCCTGTAATCGGTCTGTACTTCGTTGACCTGATCCGACAAACGCTCTTTCTCTTCGCGCAGCACGGCCAGCTCTTCATCCTTCTCACGAAGCTCTTTCTCAAGCTGCTTTACATATCGGTTCGTTTCCTGAACCGTATTCTTCCACCCCCGCAAAAACCGGATAACTGCATCGATGGAAATCGTTTCTTCCGTAACCCCTTCACTTTTATAGAGTCCTTCTTCCAGATCTACAGAAGCCAAGGAAGCGATCGAGGTTTGGCTGGCGATCGATCCCTGCTTTTTCATATAGTTCCGTTTCTGCCGCTGCGCCTTGGCAATGCCAATAGCCGCTTCGTACTTTTTACGGACACAGCTGTTCCAGCGGAAACCGCAAGCTGCTGCCGTTCTCCCAATTCGTTCCCCCACCTCTTCAAACGCAGTCAGTTGGGTGCTCCCTTCGCGGATATGGCGCAAGGTTACCTCGGCCAGGATCAAGTCGTCCTCCGCGCTCCATGCATCTTGTCTCACAGCTGTCATGCTATAAAAACCTCCTAACGACATCCTAATATAACCGTCTTCCGGGCACGATTCCGGGCCGGTGTAATCGGTAAAAAAGCTTCATATTCCATCCTATGCCTCTCATAGAGTTCATAGAATCTATTTGATACTATTTTGTATGTCCAAAATAAAGGGCTGTCATACCTCGTTCGATAAAATGTGAAAAATTCTTAATCCGTAAAAAACAATACTCCATAACATGAATCACTTGTCCGGGAATCAATCGTTAATCTTTGGTGACTTTTCGTTTACAGTTGTTAGGGTTACGGGTATAATGAGGTATAGAAAATTGGATGTCGCCGATACATACGAAAGGGGGACTTATTTGTGGCACGCATGTACCGCGTCCTTGGCTTCTTCACATTAACCATTGGACTTATGGCCTTTGCCGGTAACCATATCGAAATGGCCCTGCTATTTTTCCTGCAAACGGCTTTTTTCGTCATCTTTGGTTACTTGAAGTTTACGGAGAGAACGTATATCCTGCTGTTCTGGGGATACATGATCGTCGCTTTTACGGGCTTCAGTTACTGGACGATCTTCCAGATGGGACTGCCTCTCTAATCCATAGGTGTGCTGAACGAGTAGGATTAACTCACTCTTTCAATCAAGGGCGATTCGGCCAAGGCCGAGTCGCCTTTTTCATTAAGACTATTTCTTGTCCTGATATCATATATATTTATAGACCAACCCAAGGAGAGGAACGCTCTTGAACAGACGTCTCATATCCTTCTGCTCCTCCTGCTTGCTGGCAGCGTCGCTAGTTATAGCTCTAGTCTTCCCGTTAAACCATGCCCGTGCATTCCCATTATCGGAAGAGGAGCAGGAGATTTTGGAGAAGAGCTTATCCATCGTAGAAATTGACCGGGAGATTGCCCGAGTTGAAATGAAGCAGCAAGACACGGAACGTTCAATGCTTAACCTGTCCAAGGAGCTTGCCGGAAAAGAAGAGAAATTGCTGATCGCACAGGAACGCGCCGGCGCCCGGCTTAGAGCCTATTATATGGGGGAACGCGAGGATTTGCTTGCGGCTCTCCTGTCCGTAAACAGCTGGAAGGACTTCTTTACGGTACTAGATTACTACCAGTTGATCATGGAGCGGGATCGCGATGTGCTAACGGGCTACAGAAACGAGCTCGCCAAGCTGAACAAATCCCGGAAGCAGTTGGCGGCGATGGCCGATGAGCTGGCGCAAATGAAAGACGATCTGATGATGCAGCGTGAACGTGTGATAGAACTGCAGCGCAGCGTAGACGGAAAGCTTGGAGCGAGCGCCGATCCCGAGCACCTGAGGGCGATGATCGAAGAGCTTACGGCTTATTGGGAAAATGTAGGGTTGCATGAGGTGCGCCGCTACTTCAAGGCTCTCGCTTCGGCGATGATGGACTTTCAAGACTTTCTGAAGGATCATCAAGACAGCCTGGTCTCGGAAAACGGAGGATATGTCCTCGTTATTCGTGAAGAGGATTTGAACGCCTTCCTACGCGGCAAAAATGATCTGCTCAGCAATATGGCATTCCTTTTCGAAGAGGATAAAATTGTAGCTACGGGAAGCCGGGAAGGCCTTAATCTCCGGGTAGAAGGCCATTATACCGTGGAGGACGTTCCACAGAACGCCATCGTGTTCCATGTGGACCGGCTCGTCTTCAACGGTCTGGAGCTGCCGGACACAACGCGCCTAGAGCTGGAGAAAGATTTTGATCTCGGATTTTATCCGCAAAAAATAGTTCCCTTCGTGAAAGCCGTCGAAGCAGACATTCAGAAGGGAACCTTGACCGTCAAGCTGAAGCTCTCTCTTTAGAGGGCTTCTTGCTTGCGCTTATTTATTTGTCGCGCCCAATCTGTGTGATTTCCTTGCCGTATTGCTCGAGGGTGAGCCGGCTGTTCATAAAGTTCGTCGTCAGGCGGGCAAACTGCTCCATTTGCTCGGGGAGAAGGCTGCCAACGGGCAATGCGTCCGGCTTGCTTCCCACCAGCGAGGCCGGAACCCATGCCGGTATTTTATTTCTTTCAAATTCAAAATACAACGATTTAAGGACAGGCAGATGCCCTGTAATTTCATGCCACTCCCGCTGCCTGCCGGCTCCGGTCATTTCCTCGATCCACGCTCCAGCAGCTTCGGCATTTGGGCTCTTAGAGGAAACTACGAAGCTGCGCCCGTAGCTCCACATCGTGGTGCCCGTATTCTCCGAATCGGGTATGAATGCCTCCATTCGCGGATGCTGCCCGTCTCTGATCAGCGATGCACGCGTAAGGCAAATCGCCACCTCGCCATCATAAATGCGCTTCCAAACGTTTGACGCAGATTGGGCTTCCGTATCATAACGAAGCAGATAAGGGCGAAGTTCTTCGAGGTACCGAATGCCTCGCTGCATCCCTTCCGACATTTCAAACGGCGGGCTTCCTCCCGCCGCATTCCCGCCAAACTGCCAAAGCAAGGTTAGAGCCGCGTAAGGTTCGCTAATATCCACCGCTAAAAGACTTGGGATGCGGCTCTGTTTCTTGAATGAGGATAAAAGCTTCTCCCAGTCGTCGGCCGATTGCGGAGGATGATCCAGCCCTAATTCCTTGATTAATGCGGGATTGTATGCGAATACATAAGGATCGGTATCAAAGGGGACCCCCCATAAGTAGCCATTCCATTCATTCTGGCCCAATGTTACGCTTAGTACCTCTCCTGATAAAGGGCTGAAGTAGTAGCGCTCAGCAGGCAGCAGATACCCGCTGGACGCGAATTTCCGTATCCAGTCATTGTCCAGCAGCAGGACATCCGGAGATTCCCCCAATTCGAACTGCTGCAGTAAGTCGCGGTACGATTCACCGGATGGCAAATTCACCAGCTCTACCTGATCCGCAAACTGATTCATATATTCATAGTTCCATTGCTGCAGACGCAGAAATTCTCCTTCATTCATCTGTACAGCAACCCGAAAATGCCCCGGCTCCTGAACCTCTTTGGGGTTCGGAAGAGATACGGGCTCAGGAATGATGCCTTCCTCATTGCGAATAAGAGTCGACTGCTTACTTGGAGACAAGTTAATTAAAGCAAGTAAAAGGATCGCAAAAAGCACCCAATAATTTCTACGCTTCACACCTGTTCTTCCTCTCTGGCGTTCCGATCGCCGTCCGACATCCAATCAACCCTTATTGTAACAAATTACCTCATACTTTGTCCCCTACAAAACATGGCAAAAACCGCCGAAGCTAAGTCCGGCGGCTCATTTTTAGATATTTATTCTCAGGAATATGCAAAATTACAGCAAATCTGCAGCGGCCTGAGCCAATTTGGATCGTTCCCCTTTTTCCAAGGTGATATGGCCGCTCAAGCTTTGTTCTTTGAAGCGTTCCACCAGATAAGTCAGACCATTGCTGGCGGAATCCAGATAGGGATGGTCGATTTGCTCAGGGTCACCAAGCAGTACAATTTTACTACCTTCTCCGACCCGCGACACGATGGTTTTCACCTCATGACGCGTCAAATTCTGGGCTTCATCCACAATAATGAACTGTCCTGGAATGGAGCGGCCTCGTATATAAGTCAGCGCCTCAACCTGTATGCTCCCGAGACCCATGAGGATCTTATCGATATCCCCTGATTTCTTCGTATCAAACAAATACTCCAGGTTATCATAAATAGGCTGCATCCATGGCCGAAGCTTCTCTTCTTTCTCTCCAGGCAGGTATCCGATATCCTTCCCCATCGGAACGACGGGACGGGCAATCAACAATTTCTTATATTTATGCTCATCCTCTACCTTCAGTAATCCGGCAGCCAAAGCAAGCAAGGTCTTTCCGGTGCCGGCTTTACCTGTAATAGTCACAAGCGGGATTTCGTCATTTAACAGCAGCTCAAGGGCCATCCGCTGCTGGGCATTGCGCGCGCTGATCCCCCAGACAGGTTCATTGCTGAGAAATAGCGGAGCAAGCTTTAGGCTATCCTCGCTAACCTTAAGCAGAGCTGATTTTCCACTGCCCATTTCATCCTTCAGGATAACGAATTCGTGTGGATACAGCGGATAGGTTAGTCCCAGCGGCTTGATGGGCAGAGAGCGGTAGGAATAAAACTCGTCAATTACGCCGGGATGTACTTTGACGGTGGAGTATCCGGCATACAGCTCGCTTGGGCCCGCTGTACGGTCGGAGAGGTAATCCTGGGCTGTTAGACCAAGTACGTCAGCCTTAATGCGGACAAGGACATCTTTGCTTACCAGCACGACTGTTTTAGAGGAGCCGAGCTCGGCTTCCTCGAGGTGGTAGTTAAGCGCGACAGCCAGAATCCGGTTATCGTTCGATATATCCCCGAACATCTCCTGTACTTTGGCGAAGCTGCGGTGGTTTAGCTCCACCTTCACCGTTCCGCCATTATGCAGCTTTACCCCGTCGTGGAGATGTCCTGTTTCGCGAAGTCCGTCAAGCAGCCTGGAGACTCCCCGTGCATTTCGGCCCAGTTCGTCAGCGTTCCTCTTCTTGGAGTCGATTTCCTCCAAGACGATGGCCGGAATGACGACCTCATGTTCCTCGAAGGCAAAAATCGCATTGGGATCATGCAGCAATACATTCGTATCCAATACAAATATCTTTTTCACAGTTATCCCCTCCACCGCTTGTCATTGCAGCCTATTTCATTTACATACATATTTCTTCCCGCTAGCGGGAAGCTTAAAGACAGACATTATTCCCGAAAGGACGATTAACATGCGAATATGGCTGTGTTTGTTACTGACGGCTATTCTTCTTGCAGGCTGTAATACAGCATCACAAAAGGCATCACCCTCTCCCCAAGGTCAACCTAACAACAACCCGCGGGCTCAAAGCACCGCACCAGGCAATAAACCGGCGGCTCAAAACGCCGGCAACCAAAATCAAATTAATAAGCAAGCCCATCTGGAACAGCTCGTTAAGCGGGTGCCCGGTGTAAAGGGAGCTCACTGTGTTGTTTTGGGCAATACAGCCGTAGTCGGCATCGATGTCGACGGCAAGCTGGAAAGAGCCCGCGTGGGTAATATCAAGTACACTGTTGCCGAGGCTCTGAGTAAGGATCCGCATGGAGCCGGTGCGATTGTCACCGCAGATGTTGATTTGAACAACCGCCTTGCAGAAATCGGCTCCAAGATCAGGCAAGGACACCCTGTTTCCGGGTTTGCAACGGAGTTAGCCGATATTATCGGTCGAATCATGCCGCAAATGCCGAGGGATACCGTACCGAGAACCGAAAACGGTATCCAAGGCCGCAAGCCAGGGGCTTCGGTAAACCAGCCTTCCACGCAAAGCCATACCTATAAATCCAAAGCAAACCAGAACAAACAGAGAAATAACAACATGCAAATGGCTCCGCAAGGAAATCGATAGTTAGATGAGAACGAAAAAAAGCCCGGCGAAAAACAATTCGCTAGGCTTTTTTCATGGCTTCAAACACTTGCGCGTCCAGCATGTCCGCTGCACGCCGATCATAAACTTTATTGTACACGGGAGCAGCAACAAGCTGAGCTCCATAGAACAGAGCATTGCGAACCGCCTCGATATGCACGTCGAAGCAGCACATCTTGAAAGGAACCATTTCAAGCGGGTCTTGAGCTACGGCCGCTCTGCCGTTAATGGCATAGATTGTCCCTTCGCCAAAGACGGTAATCGTTACCTTCGGGTGAGCCTTGATATTGGCGACCAGCCGCGAACGATGGTCAAGAGCAAGGCGAAGCGTGGAATAATCCAGCGCATAGACCCAGGAAATCGCGCTTGAAGTCGGCCCGCCGGACTCGATATCGACGGTGCTCAATAATACAAACATCTCGGACTGGAAAGCAGTATATAAAGGTTCGGATAACTGCGTAACGATATCAGACATGAACCAGCCCTCCTATACAATCCTTCTATATGATTGTATTATAGCATGCTGCAAAACTTGCCTTCAATCATCAGTTGCCTGCCACCGCGGCCTCCGCATCCCCGGTCTCACCGACTGCCGGCCTGTTGCCCGAGAGCTCATCCTTCAGAGCCTGCTTAGCCTGCTCAAACTCGTCCTTGTTCAAATAAACGTATGGGCTCTTCCATTGGCCGGTGACCGGCATGAACGCCACATTTTCCTTGGATATGTTCCAATAGGCTGAGATGATGTTCTTCATTTGTTGGGATTCCAGATCCGTCTCCATATTCTTGCCGACCGACTGGATCACCTTCCCGGCACCAAGCACACCGTCAAGCGATTTAGCCTGATCGATGAGGGCATGCAGCACTTCATTCTGGCGGCGGTTGCGGTCAAAGTCATCGGAAGCCTTCGTTCTTGGACTGCAGTTAGATTTGCGGTACCTGACGTAGCCGAGCGCATCCTCTCCTGATAAATGCTGCTGTCCCTTCTTCAGGTTGATGTTCGTATTATCCGCACGGTCGCGGTAGCACATATCCGCATCAACATTGATATCGACGCCGCCAAGCGCATCCACAACATCACGGAAGCCCTGGAAATTCAATACGGTGACGTAATCGATGTCCAGATCGAAATATTTGCTCATCATCGTTTTCATCTCATATTTGGCTGTAATTCCTGACTTCTTCTCCTGGACCAGAAAATTCGGATAATAAGCATTCAGTTTGTCAGGCTTGTATCCCTTAAGCTCCAGCAGCGTATCACGCGGCAGCGATACTACGGTAGCCGATTTTGTGTCGGGATTCATGGCGATGACCATCATCACGTCGGTAAGATGCGTCTTCGTCTCCGGACGGTAGTCCGTCCCCAAAAGCAGCATCGTCAGTGGTTTGACTTTGGCCGACTGCTGCGGCGCAACCTTCTCATCGGTTCCGGTCTCCTCAATGACCTGATCGATCGTGACGGACAAATAGCCGATGTACACGCCTACGCCGAGTGCCAGTACAATCATCAAGGTGAGCAGCGTTCGCAGAAATATCTGGAAGCCGCTGGCTTTCTTTTTCTTCTTGCGAGAGCCTTTTTTAGGTGACTTTCTATGGCTTTGCTCCCGAGGAGGCAGGCCACTACGTGTAGAACTCATGGATTAAAACACCTTTTTCATGTGAATTAGCAATTTGACCTACAATACTAAAAACGTATCTGCGCTTCAAATAGTTACAAGCCTACTCCCCGCTGCCGGTAATTACGGAGCATTTCCTCCGTCTCCCTCCACAGCGGATGAGCCGTTCTTCTTGTTCCGGCGCCCCTCCACAAAATAGCGGATGCGCACCATGAGCATAAGAGCAACTGCTACGAGAAGAC
This window harbors:
- a CDS encoding extracellular solute-binding protein, which codes for MKRRNYWVLFAILLLALINLSPSKQSTLIRNEEGIIPEPVSLPNPKEVQEPGHFRVAVQMNEGEFLRLQQWNYEYMNQFADQVELVNLPSGESYRDLLQQFELGESPDVLLLDNDWIRKFASSGYLLPAERYYFSPLSGEVLSVTLGQNEWNGYLWGVPFDTDPYVFAYNPALIKELGLDHPPQSADDWEKLLSSFKKQSRIPSLLAVDISEPYAALTLLWQFGGNAAGGSPPFEMSEGMQRGIRYLEELRPYLLRYDTEAQSASNVWKRIYDGEVAICLTRASLIRDGQHPRMEAFIPDSENTGTTMWSYGRSFVVSSKSPNAEAAGAWIEEMTGAGRQREWHEITGHLPVLKSLYFEFERNKIPAWVPASLVGSKPDALPVGSLLPEQMEQFARLTTNFMNSRLTLEQYGKEITQIGRDK
- a CDS encoding PhoH family protein, coding for MKKIFVLDTNVLLHDPNAIFAFEEHEVVIPAIVLEEIDSKKRNADELGRNARGVSRLLDGLRETGHLHDGVKLHNGGTVKVELNHRSFAKVQEMFGDISNDNRILAVALNYHLEEAELGSSKTVVLVSKDVLVRIKADVLGLTAQDYLSDRTAGPSELYAGYSTVKVHPGVIDEFYSYRSLPIKPLGLTYPLYPHEFVILKDEMGSGKSALLKVSEDSLKLAPLFLSNEPVWGISARNAQQRMALELLLNDEIPLVTITGKAGTGKTLLALAAGLLKVEDEHKYKKLLIARPVVPMGKDIGYLPGEKEEKLRPWMQPIYDNLEYLFDTKKSGDIDKILMGLGSIQVEALTYIRGRSIPGQFIIVDEAQNLTRHEVKTIVSRVGEGSKIVLLGDPEQIDHPYLDSASNGLTYLVERFKEQSLSGHITLEKGERSKLAQAAADLL
- a CDS encoding YhcN/YlaJ family sporulation lipoprotein, producing the protein MRIWLCLLLTAILLAGCNTASQKASPSPQGQPNNNPRAQSTAPGNKPAAQNAGNQNQINKQAHLEQLVKRVPGVKGAHCVVLGNTAVVGIDVDGKLERARVGNIKYTVAEALSKDPHGAGAIVTADVDLNNRLAEIGSKIRQGHPVSGFATELADIIGRIMPQMPRDTVPRTENGIQGRKPGASVNQPSTQSHTYKSKANQNKQRNNNMQMAPQGNR
- a CDS encoding pyridoxamine 5'-phosphate oxidase family protein, giving the protein MSDIVTQLSEPLYTAFQSEMFVLLSTVDIESGGPTSSAISWVYALDYSTLRLALDHRSRLVANIKAHPKVTITVFGEGTIYAINGRAAVAQDPLEMVPFKMCCFDVHIEAVRNALFYGAQLVAAPVYNKVYDRRAADMLDAQVFEAMKKA
- a CDS encoding LCP family protein; the protein is MSSTRSGLPPREQSHRKSPKKGSRKKKKKASGFQIFLRTLLTLMIVLALGVGVYIGYLSVTIDQVIEETGTDEKVAPQQSAKVKPLTMLLLGTDYRPETKTHLTDVMMVIAMNPDTKSATVVSLPRDTLLELKGYKPDKLNAYYPNFLVQEKKSGITAKYEMKTMMSKYFDLDIDYVTVLNFQGFRDVVDALGGVDINVDADMCYRDRADNTNINLKKGQQHLSGEDALGYVRYRKSNCSPRTKASDDFDRNRRQNEVLHALIDQAKSLDGVLGAGKVIQSVGKNMETDLESQQMKNIISAYWNISKENVAFMPVTGQWKSPYVYLNKDEFEQAKQALKDELSGNRPAVGETGDAEAAVAGN